A single window of Gambusia affinis linkage group LG18, SWU_Gaff_1.0, whole genome shotgun sequence DNA harbors:
- the LOC122819863 gene encoding E3 ubiquitin-protein ligase TRIM47-like isoform X1, giving the protein MAGKEDDLQDSRYEVSLDRQQFCCSVCLGLLKEPVTVHCGHSYCRGCIESCWDRQGEGGEYSCPQCRETFHPRPVLKRNNMLAEVVERLRMSYPQPPPPSLTLAAPPDVACDFCSLGRNRATKSCLTCLASYCDEHAEPHYTVPVLQKHELISATVPVGDKVCAEHRKLLDLCCQTDGQLICTECTVDKHKGHKFVSVLELKETTKERLEKLRKQVQEKVQQREEELETIIQAEKNVKSSAQTSKAGCAEAFSELISSVQNRRSKLEQLIEAQERSALAQAGQLKQQLEKELGELRGRDAQLLRLSSSGDVVPLTQLNSISVAFQDFAPGVGPPRSFTDVTACVTELKAKADVLLKESWRKISTTVSYVDFSLPPAPNSREEFLRYWRPLTLDDTSNYPNLILMDDNRILRPSPISSPSHPNRFIKFPQVLCKEALTEQCYWEVEWHARTLSAAVAYRNANRTSDESEFGRNDKSWALECSGDTLRFRHNDVNVKVAGSCSKKIGVFLDYQAGILSFYQASDQMLQIFEVRTTFTEPLHPGIGLDYKWYDTGVFGQLAKLN; this is encoded by the exons ATGGCCGGTAAGGAGGACGATCTGCAGGACAGCCGGTATGAAGTCAGTCTGGACCGTCAGCAGTTCTGCTGCTCGGTCTGTCTGGGTCTGCTGAAGGAACCCGTCACCGTCCACTGCGGACACAGTTACTGCCGAGGCTGCATCGAGAGCTGCTGGGACAGGCAGGGTGAGGGGGGGGAATACAGCTGCCCCCAGTGCAGGGAGACCTTCCATCCCAGGCCTGTCCTGAAGAGAAACAACATGCTGGCTGAG GTTGTGGAGAGGCTGAGGATGAGTTATCCCCAACCGCCGCCTCCGTCTCTGACCCTGGCCGCCCCGCCAGACGTCGCCTGCGACTTTTGCAGCCTCGGACGAAACAGAGCCACCAAGTCCTGCTTGACGTGCTTGGCGTCTTACTGCGACGAACATGCTGAGCCTCACTACACCGTCCCCGTGTTGCAGAAGCATGAACTGATCTCAGCTACGGTGCCAGTAGGGGACAAGGTGTGCGCCGAGCATCGGAAGTTGTTGGATCTCTGCTGCCAGACGGACGGGCAGCTCATCTGCACCGAGTGCACGGTGGACAAACATAAAGGTCACaagtttgtgtctgttttggaGCTAAAGGAGACAACGAAG GAGCGGCTGGAGAAACTTCGAAAGCAAGTGCAAGAGAAAGTCcagcaaagagaagaagagctggAGACGATCATACAAGCAGAGAAAAATGTTAAG AGCAGCGCCCAGACCTCCAAGGCAGGCTGCGCCGAGGCGTTCTCCGAGCTGATCTCGTCCGTGCAGAACAGGCGCAGTAAGCTGGAGCAGCTGATCGAGGCCCAGGAGAGGAGCGCCCTCGCTCAGGCCGGgcagctgaagcagcagctggagaaggagCTCGGCGAGCTGAGAGGGAGGGACGCTCAACTGCTGCGGCTTTCAAGCAGCGGTGACGTCGTCCCCCTGACACAG CTTAACTCCATTTCCGTTGCATTTCAAGACTTTGCGCCGGGTGTCGGTCCGCCACGTTCTTTCACAGACGTGACTGCCTGTGTGACTGAGCTGAAAGCTAAAGCAGACGTTTTGCTGAAGGAGTCGTGGCGCAAGATCTCAACTACGG TCTCTTACGTTGACTTCTCCCTTCCGCCTGCACCCAACAGCAGAGAGGAGTTTCTGCGTT ATTGGCGTCCCCTCACCCTGGATGACACGTCAAACTACCCTAACCTCATCCTGATGGACGACAACCGTATATTGAGGCCTTCACCCATCTCCTCTCCTTCTCATCCAAACAGATTTATAAAGTTCCCACAGGTCCTCTGCAAAGAGGCTTTAACAGAGCAgtgttactgggaggtggagtggCACGCGCGCACCCTCTCTGCGGCCGTAGCTTACCGAAACGCCAACCGAACGTCGGACGAGTCAGAGTTTGGGAGAAACGACAAGTCTTGGGCTCTAGAGTGCTCAGGAGACACCCTGAGGTTTCGACACAATGACGTCAATGTGAAAGTAGCAGGCTCTTGCTCCAAAAAGATCGGCGTGTTCCTGGATTACCAGGCAGGAATTCTGAGTTTTTATCAAGCTTCCGACCAAATGCTGCAAATCTTTGAAGTCCGGACCACGTTCACTGAGCCTCTTCATCCTGGTATTGGTTTGGACTATAAGTGGTATGATACTGGAGTATTTGGACAGCTGGCCAAATTGAATTAG
- the LOC122819863 gene encoding tripartite motif-containing protein 16-like isoform X2: MSYPQPPPPSLTLAAPPDVACDFCSLGRNRATKSCLTCLASYCDEHAEPHYTVPVLQKHELISATVPVGDKVCAEHRKLLDLCCQTDGQLICTECTVDKHKGHKFVSVLELKETTKERLEKLRKQVQEKVQQREEELETIIQAEKNVKSSAQTSKAGCAEAFSELISSVQNRRSKLEQLIEAQERSALAQAGQLKQQLEKELGELRGRDAQLLRLSSSGDVVPLTQLNSISVAFQDFAPGVGPPRSFTDVTACVTELKAKADVLLKESWRKISTTVSYVDFSLPPAPNSREEFLRYWRPLTLDDTSNYPNLILMDDNRILRPSPISSPSHPNRFIKFPQVLCKEALTEQCYWEVEWHARTLSAAVAYRNANRTSDESEFGRNDKSWALECSGDTLRFRHNDVNVKVAGSCSKKIGVFLDYQAGILSFYQASDQMLQIFEVRTTFTEPLHPGIGLDYKWYDTGVFGQLAKLN, encoded by the exons ATGAGTTATCCCCAACCGCCGCCTCCGTCTCTGACCCTGGCCGCCCCGCCAGACGTCGCCTGCGACTTTTGCAGCCTCGGACGAAACAGAGCCACCAAGTCCTGCTTGACGTGCTTGGCGTCTTACTGCGACGAACATGCTGAGCCTCACTACACCGTCCCCGTGTTGCAGAAGCATGAACTGATCTCAGCTACGGTGCCAGTAGGGGACAAGGTGTGCGCCGAGCATCGGAAGTTGTTGGATCTCTGCTGCCAGACGGACGGGCAGCTCATCTGCACCGAGTGCACGGTGGACAAACATAAAGGTCACaagtttgtgtctgttttggaGCTAAAGGAGACAACGAAG GAGCGGCTGGAGAAACTTCGAAAGCAAGTGCAAGAGAAAGTCcagcaaagagaagaagagctggAGACGATCATACAAGCAGAGAAAAATGTTAAG AGCAGCGCCCAGACCTCCAAGGCAGGCTGCGCCGAGGCGTTCTCCGAGCTGATCTCGTCCGTGCAGAACAGGCGCAGTAAGCTGGAGCAGCTGATCGAGGCCCAGGAGAGGAGCGCCCTCGCTCAGGCCGGgcagctgaagcagcagctggagaaggagCTCGGCGAGCTGAGAGGGAGGGACGCTCAACTGCTGCGGCTTTCAAGCAGCGGTGACGTCGTCCCCCTGACACAG CTTAACTCCATTTCCGTTGCATTTCAAGACTTTGCGCCGGGTGTCGGTCCGCCACGTTCTTTCACAGACGTGACTGCCTGTGTGACTGAGCTGAAAGCTAAAGCAGACGTTTTGCTGAAGGAGTCGTGGCGCAAGATCTCAACTACGG TCTCTTACGTTGACTTCTCCCTTCCGCCTGCACCCAACAGCAGAGAGGAGTTTCTGCGTT ATTGGCGTCCCCTCACCCTGGATGACACGTCAAACTACCCTAACCTCATCCTGATGGACGACAACCGTATATTGAGGCCTTCACCCATCTCCTCTCCTTCTCATCCAAACAGATTTATAAAGTTCCCACAGGTCCTCTGCAAAGAGGCTTTAACAGAGCAgtgttactgggaggtggagtggCACGCGCGCACCCTCTCTGCGGCCGTAGCTTACCGAAACGCCAACCGAACGTCGGACGAGTCAGAGTTTGGGAGAAACGACAAGTCTTGGGCTCTAGAGTGCTCAGGAGACACCCTGAGGTTTCGACACAATGACGTCAATGTGAAAGTAGCAGGCTCTTGCTCCAAAAAGATCGGCGTGTTCCTGGATTACCAGGCAGGAATTCTGAGTTTTTATCAAGCTTCCGACCAAATGCTGCAAATCTTTGAAGTCCGGACCACGTTCACTGAGCCTCTTCATCCTGGTATTGGTTTGGACTATAAGTGGTATGATACTGGAGTATTTGGACAGCTGGCCAAATTGAATTAG